The Spirochaetota bacterium genome has a segment encoding these proteins:
- a CDS encoding GGDEF domain-containing protein: protein MLVSIYQFVLTFICAILFTLGVFYLARSIVIYRSIHKHFYFSLTTFGASMFVFFQLLLSMEMTQDTALLFHRLKMIGFFVMLSSGFACIYLIYFEKSKVPFVIFGLMAVLALSVPTDIFLSLPVEHITRSIGPVQFEYRLARTHIAYTLFAVLVSTSFLYSIVRVLILKAPFPRKVMGLLAFSPVIGGLNDFAVSHRLFTGIMVSEYFVFFYVIAIFLFFMKEDDDAYRTAKNMNELLRQEVDKQTKELRAANDRLQQAATTDLLTGLANRQELHRRLEEERSRVERYGDIVRSDFTIIFIDLDNFKYYNDTFGHHIGDVLLERFGELLKETVRVVDFCARFGGDEFIIIIFEKKPGEDAPGFLRRLHRQLAAKRHFTDVLSSLTSGTAIPEDKLLGFSAGIARYEKNMAVEALLSEADKALYAAKKSGKNICALHAGEEYRFVSLIG from the coding sequence GTGCTTGTGAGCATTTATCAATTCGTTCTCACCTTTATCTGCGCCATACTGTTCACGCTCGGCGTGTTCTATCTCGCCCGTTCGATAGTCATTTATCGTTCCATACACAAGCACTTCTACTTTTCCCTCACGACGTTCGGTGCGAGCATGTTCGTTTTTTTTCAGCTTCTGCTTTCCATGGAGATGACGCAGGATACCGCCCTTCTGTTCCATCGGCTCAAGATGATCGGTTTCTTTGTCATGCTGTCATCGGGCTTCGCCTGCATCTATCTCATCTATTTCGAGAAGAGCAAAGTCCCGTTCGTCATCTTCGGGCTCATGGCAGTGCTCGCGCTTTCGGTGCCGACCGATATCTTTCTTTCACTTCCTGTCGAGCATATCACGAGGTCGATAGGCCCCGTGCAGTTCGAGTATCGTCTCGCACGCACCCATATCGCTTACACCCTGTTCGCCGTGCTGGTCTCGACATCGTTCCTGTATTCTATCGTCCGTGTGCTCATCCTCAAAGCGCCGTTCCCGCGCAAGGTGATGGGCCTCCTTGCGTTCTCTCCCGTCATCGGGGGGCTCAACGATTTTGCCGTTTCCCATCGGCTGTTCACGGGCATCATGGTGAGCGAGTATTTCGTTTTTTTCTATGTCATCGCGATATTCCTCTTTTTCATGAAAGAGGACGACGATGCGTACCGAACGGCGAAGAACATGAACGAGCTCCTCAGGCAGGAAGTGGACAAACAGACAAAAGAGCTGAGAGCAGCGAACGACCGCCTTCAGCAGGCGGCCACGACCGATCTGTTGACGGGTTTGGCAAACAGGCAGGAACTGCATCGTCGGCTCGAAGAGGAACGGAGCAGGGTGGAGCGCTACGGCGATATCGTGCGTTCCGATTTCACCATTATTTTCATCGACTTGGATAATTTCAAGTACTACAATGATACGTTCGGTCATCATATCGGCGATGTGCTGCTCGAGCGCTTCGGTGAGCTCCTGAAAGAAACGGTGCGTGTCGTCGACTTCTGTGCGCGCTTCGGCGGCGACGAGTTCATCATCATCATTTTTGAGAAGAAGCCGGGAGAGGATGCGCCGGGTTTTCTGCGCCGGCTCCATCGGCAGCTGGCAGCGAAGCGGCATTTTACCGATGTGCTCTCATCGCTCACGAGCGGCACGGCCATACCCGAGGATAAGCTGCTTGGATTCTCCGCGGGTATAGCCCGATACGAGAAGAACATGGCTGTCGAAGCGCTTCTCTCCGAAGCGGACAAGGCGCTCTATGCGGCAAAGAAAAGCGGAAAGAACATCTGTGCCCTGCATGCAGGGGAAGAATACCGTTTTGTCTCGCTTATCGGGTAG
- a CDS encoding histidinol-phosphatase, giving the protein MENYHTHTARCKHAVGSVHDYVNAAINAGIGILGISDHTPLPDGRWQDVRMHMNELADYCAEIHAARRDGITVLTALECEDFPGYRGFYRDVLVPRVDYLIGGNHYFRMNGAMRGIYDDNILGAAELSAYAQHVIAAIGSGLYAFIAHPDLFGYAYHRWDAETQAVSRDICSAAKSFGVPLEINGYGMRKRPVPSADGERAPYPWEPFWEIAGSIGAPVVINSDAHRPEDVAAGIPEGYAIAERYGLRMHAFYTANDAPRTTR; this is encoded by the coding sequence ATGGAAAATTATCATACCCATACCGCGCGCTGCAAACATGCCGTCGGCAGCGTGCATGATTATGTTAACGCAGCGATCAACGCCGGCATCGGTATACTCGGTATATCCGACCACACACCGCTCCCCGACGGCCGCTGGCAGGACGTTCGTATGCACATGAATGAACTTGCCGATTATTGCGCTGAGATACATGCCGCCCGAAGGGATGGGATCACCGTGCTCACCGCGCTCGAATGCGAGGATTTCCCGGGATACAGGGGGTTCTACCGTGATGTGCTGGTCCCGCGCGTCGACTATCTCATCGGCGGCAATCATTACTTCCGCATGAACGGCGCCATGCGCGGCATATACGATGACAACATCCTGGGTGCGGCCGAACTCTCAGCCTATGCTCAGCATGTCATTGCAGCGATAGGCTCCGGCCTCTATGCGTTCATTGCACACCCCGACCTGTTCGGCTACGCCTATCACCGGTGGGACGCGGAGACACAAGCCGTGTCGCGCGACATCTGCTCTGCAGCAAAATCGTTCGGCGTTCCGCTCGAGATAAACGGGTACGGGATGCGTAAGCGGCCGGTGCCGTCGGCTGACGGAGAGCGTGCACCATATCCCTGGGAACCGTTCTGGGAGATCGCGGGGTCCATCGGCGCTCCTGTGGTGATCAACTCCGACGCACACCGTCCGGAGGATGTCGCCGCCGGCATCCCTGAAGGATATGCGATCGCAGAACGGTATGGATTACGTATGCATGCTTTCTACACAGCGAATGATGCGCCGCGTACTACCCGATAA